In one Pseudarthrobacter oxydans genomic region, the following are encoded:
- a CDS encoding DUF4194 domain-containing protein — protein sequence MTEEMTTTAAPEAERGEGAGAASGAERPFAVTPRDTFVDGAALFPGDTGVLPMKVRQALVKLLKGPYIDGGRDEKLWTVLLDNQVILRSRLSELFLTMELDHERKIAVLRPVDPDAIGGSARSSILRQQRALSRVETIVLLRLRLLLDRHVTAQTDPTITREEIADLVAHYQPAGQQDALRDSDVVNRAITKLLARQLLLPTGLEDVYTISNALPLALPFENIGDIPAQIEALVAATTDPAGTEALIELDSDPAADPAGTGDATEVEDAR from the coding sequence ATGACTGAAGAAATGACCACGACGGCGGCCCCGGAGGCAGAGCGCGGCGAAGGGGCGGGGGCGGCGTCCGGTGCGGAACGGCCTTTCGCCGTCACCCCGCGCGATACGTTCGTCGACGGTGCGGCCCTCTTCCCGGGTGATACTGGCGTTCTCCCGATGAAGGTGCGGCAGGCACTGGTGAAGCTCCTCAAGGGTCCGTATATCGACGGCGGCCGGGACGAGAAGCTCTGGACCGTCCTCCTGGACAACCAGGTGATCCTGCGCAGCCGGTTGTCGGAGCTGTTCCTCACCATGGAACTGGACCACGAACGGAAGATCGCCGTCCTGCGGCCGGTGGATCCGGACGCGATCGGGGGCAGCGCCCGCTCCAGCATCCTCCGGCAGCAGCGTGCGCTCAGCCGGGTGGAGACCATTGTGCTTCTCCGCCTGCGCCTGCTGCTGGACCGGCATGTCACCGCGCAGACGGACCCCACCATCACGCGCGAGGAGATCGCCGACCTCGTGGCGCACTACCAGCCCGCGGGCCAGCAGGACGCGCTCCGGGATTCGGACGTGGTGAACAGGGCCATCACCAAGCTCCTCGCCCGCCAGCTACTCCTGCCCACGGGCCTGGAGGACGTCTACACCATCTCCAACGCCCTGCCCCTGGCCCTCCCCTTCGAGAACATCGGCGACATCCCGGCCCAAATAGAAGCCTTGGTGGCGGCGACCACAGATCCCGCGGGCACCGAGGCATTAATAGAGCTGGACTCGGATCCGGCGGCTGACCCCGCCGGGACCGGGGACGCAACCGAAGTGGAGGATGCCCGGTGA
- a CDS encoding aldo/keto reductase family protein, whose amino-acid sequence MEFRYLGNSGFKVSEITFGNWLTHGSQVENDVASQCVRAALDAGISTFDTADVYANTAAETVLGEALKGERRESLEIFTKVYGPTGPKGKNDLGLSRKHIMESINGSLRRLQTDYVDLYQAHRYDFETPLEETMQAFADIVRQGKALYIGVSEWTAEQLREGHALSKELGFQLISNQPQYSMLWRVIEAEVVPASEELGVSQIVWSPMAQGVLSGKYLPGRPAPEGSRATDEKGGAKMIERWMRDDVLAGVQELKPIAEEAGLSMPQLAVAWVLQNPNVASAIVGASRPEQIADSVGAAGVKLEPEVLKKIDDAIGSLAERDPAQTKSPAKREA is encoded by the coding sequence ATGGAATTCAGATACCTCGGAAACAGCGGGTTCAAAGTCTCGGAAATCACGTTCGGCAACTGGCTCACGCACGGCTCGCAGGTTGAAAACGACGTCGCCTCGCAGTGTGTGCGCGCCGCCCTTGACGCCGGCATCAGCACGTTCGACACCGCCGACGTCTATGCCAATACGGCTGCGGAAACCGTACTGGGCGAAGCCCTGAAGGGCGAGCGCCGCGAATCCCTCGAGATCTTCACCAAGGTTTACGGCCCCACCGGCCCCAAGGGCAAGAATGACCTTGGCCTGTCCCGGAAGCACATCATGGAGTCCATCAACGGCTCCCTCCGGCGGCTCCAAACGGACTACGTGGACCTCTACCAGGCCCACCGCTACGACTTCGAAACCCCGCTTGAAGAGACCATGCAGGCGTTCGCGGACATCGTCCGGCAGGGCAAGGCCCTGTATATCGGCGTCAGCGAGTGGACCGCGGAGCAGCTGCGTGAAGGCCACGCCCTGTCCAAGGAACTCGGCTTCCAGCTGATCTCCAACCAACCGCAGTATTCCATGCTGTGGCGGGTCATCGAGGCGGAGGTTGTGCCGGCGTCGGAGGAGCTGGGCGTGTCCCAGATAGTCTGGTCGCCCATGGCCCAGGGCGTCCTCAGCGGCAAATACCTTCCCGGCCGGCCCGCCCCCGAAGGCAGCCGCGCCACGGACGAGAAGGGCGGAGCCAAGATGATCGAGCGCTGGATGCGCGACGACGTCCTGGCCGGTGTCCAGGAGCTCAAGCCCATTGCCGAGGAAGCCGGGCTGTCCATGCCGCAGCTGGCGGTGGCCTGGGTGCTGCAGAACCCGAACGTTGCCTCAGCCATCGTGGGCGCCTCCCGCCCCGAGCAGATCGCGGACAGCGTGGGCGCTGCAGGCGTGAAGCTTGAACCGGAGGTCCTGAAGAAGATCGATGACGCCATCGGTTCGCTGGCCGAGCGCGATCCCGCCCAGACCAAGTCCCCGGCCAAACGGGAAGCATAG
- a CDS encoding YchJ family protein: protein MTESRDHENCMCLSGEPYGQCCGRFHRGAAEAATAEQLMRSRYSAFVLLDGDYLRRTWHPRTAPAELVLDPGMEWRRLDILSTSRGGPLDTEGTVEFKAYYRHGGERGVLHENSRFIREHRRWLYLDGKMLP, encoded by the coding sequence ATGACCGAGTCCAGGGACCACGAAAACTGCATGTGCCTGTCCGGAGAGCCGTACGGACAGTGTTGCGGGCGGTTCCACCGGGGCGCGGCGGAGGCCGCCACCGCGGAGCAGTTGATGCGCTCCCGGTACAGCGCGTTCGTGCTCCTTGACGGTGACTACCTCCGGCGCACCTGGCATCCCCGGACAGCGCCGGCGGAGCTGGTACTGGACCCGGGGATGGAGTGGCGGCGCCTGGATATCCTTTCCACGTCCCGGGGCGGGCCGCTGGATACCGAAGGGACCGTGGAGTTCAAGGCCTACTATCGGCACGGCGGCGAACGCGGGGTCCTGCATGAGAACAGCAGGTTCATCCGGGAACATCGGCGGTGGCTCTATCTGGACGGGAAGATGCTGCCCTGA
- a CDS encoding DUF3375 family protein translates to MPRSARSSADAISARLRDLELLTKGPAWALTRSAPWVIAVLQASFTRTRPQLPLEEFHADVDSFLEELRRQDPGLGGGANGKSFGDEWTRRQFLTRRNQSGQIVYEVTEPAARVLAFLDSLSSERSTLNGSRLGTLLGDVEKLANETNPDQSARLESLEEEIEERQQLIQDISSGEFDGLLDDDQAVEAAGNILDLAASLPADYKKMRDRIEELVGGLRNQIIEESLTKGATMAQVLEADKRLRQSPEGRTFRSFTAFLEDPQQQLRFRSAIGEVLSRQFADDLSPEDRETLKNLVAELRQQHSQIQRIYGKLSESLNTYVQSDDFRQSVRLRQVLREAEQAIRSLPYERERPGLVRGPVLFNAGFESLSMVKLFDPDEFAAPPKLADPIAFSDADRVRSPRTGKAKPEVVRAAMAGAATLSEAWQQLPPEEQHINTIRALLSHALHAGAGFDKEALDALDFEQIDGTSRRAYLPLVTLPKDSR, encoded by the coding sequence GTGCCCCGCTCCGCCAGGTCATCCGCTGACGCCATCAGCGCCCGGCTCCGGGACCTCGAACTCCTGACCAAAGGACCCGCCTGGGCCTTGACGCGCTCGGCGCCCTGGGTGATCGCGGTGCTGCAGGCATCCTTCACCCGCACCCGCCCCCAGCTTCCGCTCGAGGAGTTCCACGCCGACGTCGACTCCTTCCTTGAGGAGCTGCGCAGGCAGGATCCCGGGCTGGGCGGCGGCGCCAACGGAAAGTCCTTTGGCGACGAGTGGACGCGCCGGCAGTTCCTGACGCGGCGGAACCAGTCCGGTCAGATCGTTTACGAGGTAACGGAACCGGCCGCCCGTGTGCTCGCCTTCCTGGACAGCCTCTCCAGCGAACGCTCCACCCTCAACGGGTCGCGCCTCGGCACGCTGCTGGGCGACGTCGAGAAGCTCGCCAACGAAACCAACCCGGACCAGAGCGCCCGCCTCGAGTCGCTGGAAGAGGAGATTGAAGAACGCCAGCAGCTGATCCAGGACATCAGCTCCGGCGAGTTCGACGGCCTGCTGGACGACGACCAGGCGGTGGAAGCCGCGGGCAACATCCTGGACCTCGCCGCGAGCCTGCCGGCCGACTACAAAAAGATGCGTGACCGGATCGAGGAACTGGTGGGCGGGCTGCGCAACCAGATCATCGAGGAGTCGCTCACCAAGGGCGCCACCATGGCCCAGGTCCTGGAAGCGGACAAGCGCCTCCGCCAGAGCCCCGAGGGCAGGACCTTCCGTTCCTTCACCGCGTTCCTCGAGGACCCGCAGCAGCAGCTGAGGTTCCGGTCCGCGATCGGCGAGGTCCTCAGCCGGCAGTTCGCCGACGACCTCTCGCCCGAGGACCGGGAAACGCTGAAGAACCTGGTGGCCGAGCTTCGCCAGCAGCACAGCCAGATCCAGCGGATCTACGGCAAGCTGAGCGAAAGCCTCAACACGTACGTGCAAAGCGACGACTTCCGCCAGTCGGTCCGGCTCCGCCAGGTCCTCCGGGAAGCCGAGCAGGCCATCCGGTCCCTTCCGTACGAACGGGAACGCCCCGGCCTGGTCCGCGGTCCTGTCCTCTTCAACGCCGGGTTCGAGTCGCTGTCCATGGTCAAGCTCTTCGACCCTGACGAGTTCGCAGCTCCGCCCAAACTTGCGGACCCCATCGCCTTCAGCGATGCCGACCGCGTGCGCTCGCCGAGGACCGGCAAGGCCAAGCCCGAGGTGGTGCGCGCGGCCATGGCCGGCGCCGCCACGCTTTCCGAAGCCTGGCAGCAGCTGCCCCCGGAAGAGCAGCACATCAACACCATCCGGGCGCTCCTCTCCCACGCCCTCCACGCCGGAGCGGGCTTCGACAAGGAAGCCCTCGACGCCCTGGACTTCGAACAGATAGACGGAACCTCACGCAGGGCCTACCTGCCGCTGGTCACGCTTCCAAAGGATTCACGATGA
- a CDS encoding acyl-CoA dehydrogenase family protein, producing the protein MSSATDSTSATSPATGLPVSTATATDAHPGETPVPAGKLGAGATAQDARAVAEAARETGWERPSFAKGLYLGSFDLGLVHPWPTPDPASVERGEAFMERLTGFARTMDGRVIEREAKIPDEYIRGLADLGVFGMKIPEEYGGLGLSLVYYGRALALLGSVHPSLGALLSAHQSIGVPEPVKVFGTPEQKREYLPRCAAGAITAFLLTEPDVGSDPARLGSTATPTDDGEAYLLDGVKLWTTNGVVAELVVVMAVVPAHTDADGTVHKGGISAFVVEMDSPGITVENRNAFMGLRGIENGVTRFHQVRVPAANRLGREGQGLKIALTTLNTGRLALPALCVASGRWSLKIAREWSNARTQWGRPVGEHEAVGKKIAFIAASAFALDAVFELSAELADAGQKDVRIEAALAKLWATEISCRIADELVQIRGGRGFETADSLAARGERAVPAEQQLRDLRINRIFEGSSEIMRLLIAREAVDAHLAAAGELASLDASLSDKAKAAVGASGFYAKWLPKLVAGAGMDPRSYSDFGRLAKQLRFVERSSRRLARQTFYAMGRWQARLERKQAFLGRVVDIGAELFAMTACCARAEMLLHTAPEKAASAYELAEAYCEQARVRVDEYFDQLWRNTDDGDHALTRKVLAGDYTWLEEGVLDQSEGTGPWIADASPGPSQKDNLHRRYR; encoded by the coding sequence ATGAGCTCCGCCACTGACAGCACCTCCGCAACAAGCCCCGCCACCGGCCTCCCCGTTTCCACCGCAACGGCAACGGACGCGCACCCCGGGGAGACCCCCGTTCCCGCCGGAAAACTAGGTGCCGGCGCCACAGCCCAGGACGCCCGCGCCGTGGCAGAGGCCGCCCGGGAAACCGGCTGGGAGCGCCCAAGCTTCGCGAAGGGACTCTACCTGGGCAGCTTCGACCTCGGGCTGGTCCACCCTTGGCCCACCCCCGATCCTGCCTCCGTGGAGCGGGGCGAAGCATTCATGGAGCGCCTGACCGGGTTCGCCCGCACCATGGACGGCCGGGTGATCGAGCGTGAGGCCAAGATTCCGGACGAGTACATCCGGGGCCTGGCGGACCTCGGTGTCTTCGGGATGAAGATCCCGGAGGAATACGGCGGCCTGGGGCTCTCCCTGGTTTACTACGGCCGTGCCCTGGCGCTCCTGGGCAGCGTCCATCCAAGCCTCGGCGCCCTCCTCTCGGCCCACCAGTCCATCGGAGTGCCGGAACCGGTCAAGGTTTTCGGAACCCCTGAGCAAAAGCGCGAGTACCTGCCCCGCTGCGCCGCCGGGGCCATCACCGCCTTCCTGCTGACGGAACCGGATGTGGGCAGCGATCCCGCCCGGCTGGGCAGCACGGCGACGCCAACGGATGACGGCGAGGCGTATCTCCTGGACGGCGTCAAGCTGTGGACCACCAACGGGGTGGTTGCGGAACTGGTGGTGGTGATGGCCGTGGTCCCTGCCCACACGGACGCGGACGGCACCGTGCACAAGGGCGGCATCAGCGCGTTCGTGGTGGAGATGGACTCGCCGGGCATCACCGTGGAGAACCGGAATGCGTTCATGGGCCTGCGCGGGATTGAGAACGGCGTCACCCGGTTCCACCAGGTCCGCGTGCCGGCTGCCAACCGGCTGGGGCGCGAAGGCCAGGGCCTGAAGATCGCACTGACCACGCTCAATACCGGGCGCCTCGCGCTGCCGGCGCTATGCGTCGCCTCCGGCCGGTGGAGCCTGAAGATTGCCCGGGAATGGTCCAACGCCCGCACCCAATGGGGCAGGCCGGTGGGCGAGCACGAGGCCGTGGGCAAGAAGATCGCCTTCATCGCGGCCTCCGCCTTCGCCCTGGATGCGGTGTTCGAACTCTCGGCCGAACTTGCGGACGCCGGCCAAAAGGACGTGCGGATTGAAGCCGCCCTGGCCAAGCTCTGGGCCACTGAAATCAGCTGCCGGATTGCCGACGAACTGGTGCAGATCCGCGGCGGCCGGGGCTTTGAGACCGCCGATTCCCTGGCTGCGCGCGGCGAGCGCGCCGTCCCGGCCGAGCAGCAGCTGAGGGACCTGAGGATCAACCGGATTTTCGAGGGTTCCTCGGAGATCATGCGGCTGCTGATCGCCCGGGAAGCGGTGGACGCCCACCTGGCCGCCGCGGGCGAGCTGGCATCCCTGGACGCAAGCCTGTCCGATAAGGCGAAGGCCGCCGTCGGCGCTTCCGGCTTCTACGCCAAGTGGCTCCCCAAGCTGGTGGCCGGAGCCGGCATGGACCCGCGTTCGTACAGCGACTTCGGCCGGCTGGCCAAGCAGCTGCGGTTCGTGGAGCGCTCGTCCCGGCGCCTTGCACGGCAGACGTTCTACGCCATGGGCCGCTGGCAGGCCAGGCTCGAAAGGAAGCAGGCGTTCCTGGGCAGGGTGGTGGACATCGGCGCCGAGCTGTTCGCCATGACGGCCTGCTGTGCCAGGGCGGAGATGCTGCTCCACACCGCTCCCGAAAAGGCCGCCAGCGCCTACGAGCTCGCTGAGGCGTACTGCGAGCAGGCCAGGGTGCGCGTGGACGAGTACTTCGACCAGCTGTGGCGTAACACGGACGACGGCGACCATGCCCTCACGCGGAAGGTCCTCGCCGGAGATTACACCTGGCTGGAGGAAGGCGTGCTGGACCAGTCTGAAGGAACGGGTCCGTGGATTGCCGACGCCTCTCCCGGCCCCTCCCAAAAGGACAACCTGCACCGCAGATACCGGTAG
- a CDS encoding SDR family oxidoreductase, with protein MVARHLAGLGSAQRLLVRDAARAPELDAATADVCSYEDSAAARRALEGVKVLFMVSAAETEDRVQQHRGFVDAAAAAGVEHVVYTSFYGAAPDAAFTLARDHYATEEHIRASGLEFTFLRDNLYLDFLPLLAGEDGVIRGPAGTGVFSGVAREDVARCAVAVLRDPAIHKGTTYNLTGPEELTLAQAAGIITEQTGRTITYHPETMEEAHASRASYGAPPWQVDAWVSTYTAIAAGEMAGISPDVHGLTGQDPISLAEFLARPQL; from the coding sequence ATGGTGGCGCGGCACCTTGCCGGGCTGGGTTCCGCCCAGCGCCTGCTGGTCCGCGATGCCGCCCGCGCCCCTGAACTGGACGCCGCCACGGCTGACGTGTGCAGCTATGAGGATTCGGCAGCCGCCCGGCGCGCCCTCGAGGGAGTGAAAGTCCTGTTCATGGTGTCTGCTGCGGAAACCGAGGACCGGGTGCAGCAGCATCGCGGCTTCGTGGATGCGGCTGCCGCCGCCGGCGTGGAGCATGTGGTGTACACGTCCTTTTATGGCGCGGCGCCGGATGCCGCCTTCACGCTGGCCCGGGACCATTACGCCACTGAGGAGCACATCAGGGCGTCCGGTTTGGAGTTCACGTTCCTGCGGGACAACCTCTACCTTGATTTCCTGCCGCTGCTGGCCGGGGAAGACGGCGTGATCCGCGGTCCGGCCGGCACCGGGGTCTTCTCCGGGGTTGCCCGCGAGGACGTTGCCCGCTGCGCCGTTGCCGTGCTGCGCGACCCCGCCATCCACAAGGGGACCACCTACAACCTGACCGGCCCGGAGGAACTGACGTTGGCACAGGCCGCCGGGATCATTACCGAACAAACCGGGCGGACCATCACCTACCATCCGGAAACTATGGAGGAGGCGCACGCATCCCGGGCGTCCTACGGCGCCCCGCCTTGGCAGGTGGACGCATGGGTGAGCACGTATACAGCCATTGCCGCCGGGGAGATGGCAGGGATATCGCCCGATGTCCATGGCCTCACCGGGCAGGACCCGATCAGCCTGGCCGAGTTCCTGGCGCGTCCGCAGCTCTAG
- a CDS encoding YrzE family protein, producing the protein MSSSTDPDNLPPRRAREDADRNRSHRGDTAGGEPTRAYQQVPASDAAPTSAYDRVPAEHTGPAGAHAERDYVPTSSAPAVDPNLTDRQTAVAREKERFGGIKVGSAFFGWLTATGMAVLLTALVAAAGTAVGLATNTDVNEAVNQAARNQGTVGLVGIIVLLVILFLSYYCGGYVAGRMARFNGAKQGVMVWIWALIVAVLVSILGLVFGQQFNVLANLNSFPRIPVNEGQLTTTSIIAAVVVALVALVGAVLGGLAGMHFHRKVDRAGFTPDNDYDDE; encoded by the coding sequence ATGAGCAGCTCAACAGACCCAGACAACCTGCCCCCGAGGCGAGCCCGGGAGGACGCTGACCGGAACCGAAGCCATCGCGGCGATACCGCCGGCGGCGAACCCACGCGCGCCTACCAACAGGTGCCGGCAAGCGATGCAGCCCCCACCTCCGCGTACGACCGCGTGCCCGCGGAACACACAGGACCGGCCGGCGCCCATGCGGAGCGGGACTACGTCCCCACGTCCTCCGCGCCGGCTGTTGATCCGAACCTCACTGACCGGCAGACCGCCGTCGCGCGGGAAAAGGAACGGTTCGGCGGCATCAAGGTGGGCTCCGCGTTCTTCGGCTGGCTCACGGCCACCGGCATGGCCGTCCTGCTGACAGCCCTTGTGGCGGCGGCCGGAACCGCTGTTGGCCTGGCCACCAACACGGATGTCAACGAGGCAGTCAACCAGGCTGCCCGGAACCAGGGCACGGTGGGGCTGGTGGGCATCATTGTCCTGCTGGTCATCCTGTTCCTGTCCTACTACTGCGGCGGCTACGTGGCAGGGCGAATGGCGCGCTTCAACGGCGCCAAGCAGGGCGTCATGGTGTGGATCTGGGCGCTGATCGTGGCAGTACTCGTTTCCATCCTTGGCCTCGTGTTCGGACAGCAGTTCAACGTCCTGGCCAACCTGAACAGCTTCCCGCGCATCCCCGTCAATGAAGGCCAGTTGACCACCACCAGCATCATTGCCGCCGTGGTGGTTGCCTTGGTGGCCCTGGTAGGTGCAGTACTGGGCGGACTCGCGGGCATGCACTTCCACCGGAAGGTGGACCGCGCCGGCTTCACGCCGGACAACGACTACGACGACGAGTAG
- a CDS encoding ATP-binding protein, whose product MSIASMLPMGELTNPGQMRLALVQVVNWGTFHGAHTMHVDRNGTLLTGNSGVGKSTLFDAMLRVFDARPRSNEAAAQRSGGAVEDKRTTFTYMRGKVGDKAVGEGSASAFQRPGATWSAVALTFDNAAGTRVTVSALFDLPKNGTESSVGRFYLVDHQPLDLEALEGIADKRFTKAALEAIFPDAQVFDVHKAFAERFRRLLGINSDQALPLLRVIQAGKGLGGSVNTFFRDQVLDAPATLAAADDVVEEFSNLMSIRQRLEDVRQQRDQLAPVPGLNKEYAQALLDANRLRDLAGEEFEAYKQQLAVTVHEKTLLRFKELAQAKAKELGAERTVRDGLAKELRQLEADYNNQGGNAISAIEQSLENARVGLKLREQVEEAARQALADAGLQLEWTSGGWEQAHEQAAARSAELKDDSQALQELRFEAFDAHATKKRELAAAEQELVSLKTRKSLLPPSSIENRAAIAAATGIPEDRMPFAGELMDLAEGEEKWRPAAERALRNLATTLLVPGAHFAAVTRYLNDHNVRGALRAVDVSKPLSGGALALEDVHDGDLLTKLDILTTGVAAEAGSWIRERIALDFAYPCVEDPDELAGLDRGLSLGGVVKRNRHTVEKDDRFTSRQDYVLGFDNAAKLELVAGQVEDLRQEVAKAAELAQSREDSHQGMSRQLEALRRIAEDHRSWEQVSAEVAAEELARIEQRLKDALAAQADLEPLRAAIEEVRQKHQSSTEAAAVLQSEYKSLDRQLTAADSLLEAARNRLAQAPPSDATVSALEPYFAGFGDVTEMHELDNLANRVRTGLLGELHAAESRGQATAERLTRIFEGFVREWGSAISADHGTSIGAAGEFETRYHAIVSDGLPAQEAEFRQFFNQRTHESFSTLLHLLDEERRSISSRILPLNGILSQVNFHEGSFLELDIKQTLPPTAKQFKDAIQSALRARHTRPARADASKAEGQGQERDDDAELTARYKSLETLVKRLGSQAPEDRRWRAEVLDVRGHLFIQCKEHREVAGPASGKKGGAKKSEVFMHADTGSMSGGERQRFTAFIMAAALSYQLGIAEQGFTTYGTVMMDEAFVLASEEFAGAGIKALHEFGFQLLLAAPENVIDLSRHLGSVTEILRDKRTNRSGVLTAPVIKPRPGEEGAWRSEANPVDIVLR is encoded by the coding sequence GTGAGCATCGCGAGCATGCTGCCGATGGGCGAGCTGACGAACCCCGGCCAGATGCGCCTTGCCCTGGTGCAGGTGGTCAACTGGGGCACGTTCCACGGGGCGCACACGATGCACGTGGACCGGAACGGCACGCTGCTGACCGGCAACTCAGGTGTAGGCAAGTCGACGCTGTTTGATGCCATGCTGCGGGTTTTCGACGCCCGGCCGAGGTCCAACGAGGCCGCCGCCCAGCGGTCCGGCGGTGCCGTGGAGGACAAGCGGACCACGTTTACGTACATGCGCGGCAAGGTGGGCGACAAGGCCGTCGGCGAGGGCTCGGCGAGTGCCTTCCAGCGGCCCGGGGCCACCTGGTCCGCCGTCGCCCTGACGTTCGACAACGCCGCCGGCACGCGGGTTACCGTGTCCGCGCTGTTCGACCTGCCCAAGAACGGCACGGAGTCCAGCGTGGGACGGTTCTACCTGGTCGACCACCAGCCGCTGGACCTGGAGGCGCTGGAGGGCATCGCGGACAAACGGTTCACCAAGGCTGCCCTGGAGGCGATTTTCCCGGACGCCCAGGTTTTCGATGTCCACAAGGCGTTTGCGGAACGGTTCCGCCGGCTGCTCGGCATCAACTCGGACCAGGCCCTTCCGCTCCTGCGCGTGATCCAGGCCGGCAAGGGCCTGGGCGGCAGCGTCAACACGTTCTTCCGCGACCAGGTCCTGGACGCCCCGGCCACGCTCGCGGCAGCGGACGACGTCGTGGAGGAATTCAGCAACCTGATGTCCATCCGGCAGCGGCTGGAGGACGTCCGGCAGCAGCGGGACCAGCTCGCCCCGGTTCCCGGGCTCAACAAGGAGTATGCACAGGCGCTGCTGGACGCGAACCGGCTGCGGGACCTGGCAGGCGAAGAATTCGAGGCCTACAAGCAGCAGCTGGCCGTCACGGTACACGAAAAAACGCTGCTCCGCTTCAAGGAGCTGGCCCAGGCGAAGGCCAAGGAGCTCGGCGCCGAACGAACGGTCCGGGACGGGCTGGCCAAGGAACTGCGCCAGCTGGAGGCGGACTACAACAACCAGGGCGGCAACGCGATTTCCGCCATTGAGCAGTCGCTGGAGAACGCGCGCGTGGGCCTGAAGCTCCGCGAGCAGGTGGAGGAGGCGGCGCGCCAGGCATTGGCCGACGCCGGCCTGCAGCTGGAGTGGACCTCCGGCGGCTGGGAACAGGCGCACGAGCAGGCGGCCGCGAGGTCGGCAGAGCTCAAGGACGATTCCCAGGCCCTGCAGGAGCTGCGCTTCGAAGCGTTCGACGCGCACGCCACGAAGAAGCGGGAGCTGGCCGCAGCCGAGCAGGAGCTCGTCTCGCTGAAGACGCGCAAGTCGCTGCTGCCGCCGTCGAGCATTGAAAACCGCGCAGCGATCGCTGCCGCCACCGGCATACCCGAGGACCGGATGCCGTTCGCCGGCGAGCTGATGGACCTTGCCGAGGGGGAGGAAAAATGGCGCCCCGCCGCCGAGCGCGCGCTCCGCAACCTCGCCACCACGCTCCTGGTGCCCGGTGCCCACTTCGCTGCCGTGACCCGCTACCTCAACGACCACAACGTGCGCGGAGCATTGCGCGCAGTTGACGTGTCCAAGCCGCTCTCCGGCGGTGCGCTGGCGCTGGAGGACGTGCACGACGGCGACCTGCTCACCAAGCTGGACATCCTCACCACGGGCGTCGCGGCCGAGGCAGGTTCCTGGATCCGTGAGCGGATCGCGCTGGATTTCGCCTATCCCTGCGTAGAGGATCCGGACGAGCTCGCCGGGCTGGACCGTGGCCTCAGCCTGGGCGGCGTGGTGAAGCGCAACCGCCACACGGTGGAAAAGGACGACCGCTTCACCAGCCGGCAGGACTACGTCCTCGGGTTCGACAATGCCGCCAAGCTGGAACTCGTGGCCGGCCAGGTGGAGGACCTGCGGCAGGAGGTTGCCAAGGCGGCTGAGCTGGCGCAGAGCCGGGAAGACTCGCACCAGGGCATGAGCCGGCAGCTGGAGGCCCTGCGCCGGATCGCGGAGGACCACCGTTCGTGGGAACAGGTTTCGGCGGAGGTCGCTGCCGAGGAGCTTGCCCGGATCGAACAGCGCCTCAAGGATGCGCTGGCCGCCCAGGCGGACCTCGAGCCCCTCCGCGCGGCCATCGAAGAAGTGCGGCAGAAGCACCAGTCCAGCACCGAGGCCGCCGCCGTCCTGCAAAGCGAATACAAGTCGCTGGACCGGCAGCTGACCGCGGCGGATTCACTGCTGGAAGCCGCACGCAACCGCCTGGCCCAGGCGCCGCCGTCGGACGCTACCGTCAGCGCGCTGGAACCGTACTTTGCCGGCTTCGGCGACGTTACTGAGATGCACGAGCTGGACAACCTGGCCAACCGGGTGCGGACCGGACTGCTGGGGGAACTGCACGCAGCGGAGTCGCGCGGGCAGGCGACGGCCGAGCGGCTCACGAGGATTTTCGAGGGGTTCGTCCGGGAGTGGGGGAGTGCCATCTCCGCGGACCATGGCACCTCCATTGGCGCCGCGGGTGAGTTCGAGACCCGCTACCATGCGATCGTGAGCGACGGGCTGCCTGCGCAGGAGGCGGAATTCCGGCAGTTCTTCAACCAGCGCACGCACGAATCCTTCAGCACCCTCCTGCACCTGCTGGACGAGGAACGCCGCTCCATCAGCAGCCGGATCCTTCCGCTGAACGGCATCCTCTCGCAGGTCAACTTCCACGAGGGCAGCTTCCTGGAGCTGGACATCAAGCAGACGCTGCCGCCCACTGCCAAACAGTTCAAGGACGCCATCCAGAGCGCGCTCCGGGCGCGCCACACCCGGCCCGCCCGCGCGGACGCCTCCAAGGCGGAGGGCCAGGGCCAGGAGAGGGACGACGACGCCGAGCTCACCGCCCGCTACAAGTCCCTGGAAACCCTGGTGAAGCGGCTGGGCTCACAGGCGCCCGAGGACAGGCGCTGGCGGGCCGAGGTGCTGGACGTGCGCGGCCACCTGTTCATCCAGTGCAAGGAACACCGCGAGGTTGCAGGGCCGGCGTCGGGCAAAAAGGGCGGCGCCAAAAAGTCCGAGGTCTTCATGCACGCGGACACCGGATCCATGTCCGGCGGTGAACGGCAGCGTTTCACGGCCTTCATCATGGCCGCGGCCCTGAGCTACCAGCTGGGCATCGCCGAGCAGGGTTTCACCACCTACGGCACCGTGATGATGGACGAGGCATTCGTGCTGGCGTCCGAGGAGTTTGCGGGCGCCGGGATCAAGGCGCTGCACGAGTTCGGGTTCCAGCTGCTGCTGGCTGCGCCGGAGAACGTCATCGACCTCTCCCGGCACCTCGGTTCCGTCACCGAAATCCTCCGCGACAAGCGCACCAACCGCTCCGGCGTGCTCACGGCGCCTGTCATCAAACCGCGGCCGGGCGAAGAAGGCGCCTGGCGCTCCGAAGCGAACCCGGTGGACATCGTCCTGCGCTGA